A region of Haliotis asinina isolate JCU_RB_2024 chromosome 7, JCU_Hal_asi_v2, whole genome shotgun sequence DNA encodes the following proteins:
- the LOC137292077 gene encoding uncharacterized protein, with the protein MSFMSRLCLGRVEIWYICCLTLWSIIPLTNTCMPDLQYGKRLLGSTFKIIENSALFACAAECVTYGICKSFHFELGLRACHLNGFDDLQYLEDGRKADIIYSSIMNWNKTTLGPCQNRPCGFTQKCRVKRSGSMKCEGFVSNIARGKPASSSSVWPDPKFQPRNAVDGNDNAGSCFVGNSNDLSPWWQVDLQDTYVVVEVRVTNRKEFRPERLHDFSIDVYQGDPLVNSSVTPQLCYMYNGAVTEPGKTVALQCTSRTSGRYMRLSGKRTIDADDLLQFCEFRAFGFKPLQWYV; encoded by the exons ATGTCCTTCATGTCTCGTCTTTGTCTGGGACGTGTCGAAATCTGGTACATCTGTTGCTTGACACTTTGGAGTATAATACCGTTAACCAATACATGTATGCCGGATCTACAATATGGAAAACGTCTGCTCGGATCAACGTTTAAGATCATCGAGAATTCAGCTCTGTTCGCCTGCGCGGCTGAATGTGTCACTTATGGGATATGCAAATCTTTCCATTTTGAATTGGGCCTGAGAGCGTGTCATCTGAATGGTTTTGATGATCTGCAATATCTGGAAGATGGCAGGAAAGCTGATATCATATACAGTTCAATTATGAACTGGAACAAG ACAACACTTGGTCCTTGTCAGAACAGACCATGTGGATTCACGCAAAAGTGCCGTGTGAAGAGAAGTGGCTCCATGAAATGTG AGGGATTTGTATCCAACATTGCGAGAGGTAAACCAGCAAGTTCAAGTTCAGTATGGCCGGATCCTAAATTCCAGCCAAGAAATGCTGTTGACGGTAATGACAACGCTGGATCATGCTTTGTTGGAAATTCGAATGATTTGTCACCCTGGTGGCAGGTGGACCTTCAGGACACCTACGTCGTTGTGGAAGTTCGTGTAACCAACAGAAAAGAATTTAGAC CTGAACGACTTCACGACTTTAGTATCGACGTGTACCAAGGCGACCCTCTTGTAAACTCAAGTGTCACCCCACAACTGTGTTACATGTACAATGGAGCCGTGACAGAGCCTGGCAAGACAGTTGCGTTACAGTGTACTTCACGTACTAGTGGCCGCTACATGAGACTAAGTGGGAAGAGAACCATTGACGCCGATGATCTTTTGCAGTTTTGTGAATTCCGGGCCTTTGGCTTCAAGCCTTTGCAGTGGTATGTGTAA